In the genome of Desulfovibrio desulfuricans, one region contains:
- a CDS encoding MogA/MoaB family molybdenum cofactor biosynthesis protein, with protein sequence MNILLHVHACKRGQCLPLLPVAATDTDFCRSHGLMTPEPWAVPHLRVGTCFCGACGTALLKVTGRAWMPLPPGMSALGGNGEEPWQAAHAAQCLFLTALTDLPEGPLEVTARKTGHSLAWVTLSDKGARGQRLDLSGPTIAEMIGSAMPLCHSQGFLLPDEPAQLRALLTDLALSMGFDIICTTGGTGLSPRDITPQITAALLDTPLPGFTQAMLVASLAKTPHAVISRAAAGTLGQSIIINLPGSRKAVVENLAAVLPALPHALAKLQGDPADCGG encoded by the coding sequence ATGAATATCCTGCTGCACGTCCACGCCTGCAAGCGGGGCCAATGTCTGCCCCTGCTGCCAGTCGCCGCCACGGATACAGATTTTTGCCGCAGTCACGGCCTCATGACGCCCGAACCGTGGGCTGTGCCGCACCTGAGGGTGGGCACATGTTTTTGCGGAGCCTGCGGCACGGCCCTGCTCAAGGTTACCGGGCGCGCCTGGATGCCCCTGCCTCCGGGAATGTCGGCCCTCGGCGGCAATGGAGAAGAACCCTGGCAGGCGGCCCATGCTGCCCAGTGCCTGTTTTTGACCGCGCTCACCGACCTGCCAGAGGGGCCGCTTGAAGTTACTGCGCGCAAGACCGGGCACAGCCTTGCCTGGGTGACGCTTTCCGACAAGGGCGCACGCGGCCAGAGGCTTGACCTGAGCGGCCCGACCATTGCCGAGATGATTGGCTCCGCCATGCCGCTGTGCCACAGCCAGGGTTTTTTGCTGCCGGACGAACCGGCCCAGCTGCGCGCCCTGCTCACCGACCTGGCCCTGAGCATGGGTTTTGACATCATCTGCACCACCGGCGGCACGGGGCTTTCGCCGCGGGACATAACGCCGCAAATCACCGCCGCCCTGCTTGATACGCCCCTGCCGGGCTTTACACAGGCCATGCTGGTCGCCAGCCTTGCCAAAACGCCGCACGCGGTCATATCGCGCGCGGCCGCAGGCACGCTGGGGCAAAGCATCATCATCAACCTGCCGGGCAGCCGCAAGGCCGTTGTGGAAAACCTTGCCGCCGTGCTGCCCGCCCTGCCCCACGCCCTTGCCAAACTGCAGGGCGACCCCGCCGACTGCGGCGGTTAA
- a CDS encoding ABC transporter permease produces MARIALPRLNLRRMATIVRKELLVLLCNKVSRMLIIVPPLMQIVIFGWAATMEVRNVDVAVLNRDSGNWSREIVRRLQGSHTFSSVTFLDGEADIRPTIERQQALFVMVFDEEFSRRVDAGLPAQMQVILDGRRSNAAQIASYYLETIVRGIGESTPAGAAAQSAAAPRLDVRVRCWFNPNLEFQWFFLPNLIGMLSFMLGLVVTGLSVAREREVGTFDQLLVSPATPTEIALAKLVPGCLVGLVHGTIFLFISVFGFGVPFTGSLVLLYVAMLVFAMASGGVGLMVSSLSATQQQAFLGAFTVGVPCILISGAVTPVINMPPFLQYASQLNPMRHFTTIVQGVFLKDITVAAAAVNLGKIACISAVAVSVAVWMFKRKA; encoded by the coding sequence ATGGCAAGGATAGCCCTTCCCCGTCTCAACCTGCGGCGCATGGCCACCATTGTGCGCAAGGAACTGCTGGTCTTGCTGTGCAACAAGGTCTCGCGCATGCTCATCATTGTGCCGCCGCTCATGCAGATTGTCATTTTTGGCTGGGCGGCCACCATGGAGGTGCGCAATGTGGACGTGGCCGTGCTCAACCGGGACAGCGGCAACTGGAGCCGCGAGATCGTGCGCAGGCTGCAGGGGTCGCACACCTTCAGCAGCGTGACCTTTCTGGATGGCGAGGCGGATATTCGCCCGACCATCGAGCGGCAGCAGGCATTGTTTGTCATGGTCTTTGACGAGGAATTTTCCCGCCGGGTGGATGCAGGTCTGCCCGCGCAGATGCAGGTGATTCTTGACGGCAGGCGCTCCAACGCGGCCCAGATCGCCTCGTATTATCTCGAAACCATCGTGCGCGGCATTGGTGAATCCACGCCCGCAGGGGCCGCCGCCCAAAGCGCAGCCGCACCCCGGCTTGATGTTCGCGTGCGCTGCTGGTTTAACCCCAATCTTGAATTTCAGTGGTTCTTTTTACCCAACCTCATCGGCATGCTGAGCTTTATGCTGGGGCTGGTGGTGACGGGGCTTTCCGTAGCGCGCGAGCGCGAGGTGGGCACGTTTGACCAGCTGCTGGTTTCGCCCGCCACGCCTACCGAGATAGCGCTTGCCAAGCTGGTTCCGGGGTGTCTGGTTGGCCTGGTGCACGGAACCATCTTTCTGTTTATCTCTGTTTTTGGCTTTGGCGTGCCGTTTACGGGCTCGCTGGTGCTGCTGTATGTGGCCATGCTGGTTTTTGCCATGGCCTCGGGCGGGGTGGGGCTTATGGTGTCGTCGCTGTCGGCAACGCAGCAGCAGGCCTTTTTGGGGGCCTTTACGGTGGGGGTGCCGTGCATCCTCATCTCCGGCGCAGTCACGCCGGTCATCAACATGCCGCCGTTTTTGCAGTACGCCAGCCAGCTCAACCCCATGCGCCATTTTACCACCATTGTGCAGGGCGTGTTTCTCAAGGACATCACCGTGGCGGCGGCTGCCGTCAACCTGGGCAAGATTGCCTGCATCAGCGCGGTGGCCGTGAGCGTTGCCGTGTGGATGTTCAAGCGCAAGGCCTGA
- the yjgA gene encoding ribosome biogenesis factor YjgA, translating to MPRKNQYQWKSSDEADGFDSLTPSRSEKKRQSIALQNMGEELTRLGPQEVKSLDLPADLKEALTLYSRIGDHEGRRRQMQFIGRVMREIDPAPIRAMLDARREVSAAATAALHKAEQWRDRLLSADEEELTDLVETLLATRPKAAQPAEDAPVAAGEKPLEAGELRTMALAARKEAAGNSAPHARRALFRAIHKMLTD from the coding sequence ATGCCGCGCAAAAATCAGTATCAATGGAAATCCAGCGACGAGGCGGATGGGTTCGACTCCCTGACGCCCAGCCGCTCTGAAAAAAAACGTCAGAGCATTGCCCTGCAAAACATGGGCGAGGAGCTGACGCGCCTTGGACCCCAGGAGGTCAAAAGCCTTGACCTGCCAGCCGATCTCAAGGAGGCGCTGACGCTCTACTCGCGCATTGGCGATCACGAGGGCCGCCGCCGTCAGATGCAGTTTATCGGCCGCGTCATGCGCGAGATCGACCCCGCGCCCATTCGGGCGATGCTGGATGCGCGCCGCGAGGTTTCCGCAGCCGCCACCGCCGCCCTGCACAAGGCCGAGCAGTGGCGCGACCGACTGCTCTCCGCCGACGAGGAGGAGCTGACAGACCTGGTGGAAACCCTGCTGGCAACCAGGCCAAAGGCCGCCCAGCCTGCGGAAGACGCGCCCGTAGCGGCAGGCGAAAAGCCGCTTGAGGCGGGCGAACTGCGCACCATGGCCCTTGCCGCGCGCAAGGAAGCCGCCGGCAACAGCGCCCCGCACGCCCGCAGGGCACTGTTCCGCGCTATCCACAAAATGCTGACCGACTAA
- a CDS encoding potassium channel family protein, whose amino-acid sequence MLKIRALRTRLYEHRFELLMLSLWCVFVLNILFPDNIYRGYAQAIYLPIQLLAAMVLFEFRPRILRLALLFGALLLVGRAMDLFFIKSLKEEMLLLYLCFFGSIMFEVFRQIAHAQMITIKIVYAAVCGLLLIGYCGYFLFLGIEFYHPGSFNGLGTGDQAVNDLFYFSYVTILTIGYGDITPKTWIAKNATVLVGFTGYLYSIVVIALIVGRAHRAPRAVVSSIKKPAPTPARKQQPAAAPPANPES is encoded by the coding sequence ATGCTAAAAATTCGCGCACTCCGCACCCGCCTTTACGAACACCGTTTTGAACTGCTCATGCTCTCGCTGTGGTGCGTGTTTGTTCTGAACATTCTGTTTCCCGACAATATTTACCGGGGCTACGCGCAGGCCATCTATCTGCCCATCCAGCTGCTGGCGGCCATGGTTCTTTTTGAGTTCAGGCCGCGCATCCTGCGGCTGGCCCTGCTGTTTGGCGCGCTGCTGCTTGTGGGCAGAGCCATGGATCTGTTTTTTATCAAAAGCCTCAAGGAAGAAATGCTGCTGCTCTATCTGTGCTTTTTTGGCAGCATCATGTTTGAGGTATTCCGGCAGATCGCGCACGCGCAGATGATCACCATCAAGATCGTCTACGCGGCGGTATGCGGCCTGCTGCTTATCGGATATTGCGGCTATTTTTTGTTTCTGGGCATCGAATTTTACCATCCCGGTTCATTCAACGGTCTGGGAACGGGCGATCAGGCCGTTAACGACCTGTTTTACTTCAGCTACGTGACCATCCTCACCATCGGTTACGGCGACATCACGCCCAAAACCTGGATAGCCAAAAACGCCACAGTGCTGGTGGGCTTTACGGGATATCTCTATTCTATCGTAGTTATTGCACTTATTGTGGGCAGAGCGCACCGTGCACCCCGTGCCGTGGTTTCTTCCATAAAAAAACCGGCCCCGACGCCCGCGCGCAAGCAGCAGCCAGCAGCAGCCCCCCCGGCAAACCCCGAAAGCTGA
- a CDS encoding UbiA-like polyprenyltransferase translates to MRFFSLSGMRLSTPFGQFGDICRMIKIEHSVFALPYAWAGAFLAARGLPSARSLVFLTIGMIAARSFAMAFNRLADLPFDSDNPRTQQRPLVTGVISKGQTWAFCALMAVIFIAACAALNTVCLWLSVPALLFAAIYSVLKRFTALCHFWLGATLGLAPLAGWLSVNPTSLGLAPVLLFWGVTFWVAAFDIYYAFQDMDFDVAFELHSVPASLGPDTALTVAAFSHAMTSIFLLLAGFAAGLSWPWYVVWLGISVMLLVEHRLMKPQDLRHVNTAFFTLNGIISPVVLIGVLLGIYI, encoded by the coding sequence ATGCGTTTTTTTTCGCTCTCCGGCATGAGGCTTTCCACGCCTTTTGGCCAGTTTGGCGACATCTGCCGGATGATCAAGATCGAGCACTCTGTTTTTGCCCTGCCCTACGCCTGGGCTGGCGCTTTTTTGGCCGCGCGGGGGCTTCCCTCTGCCCGCAGCCTTGTTTTTCTGACCATCGGCATGATCGCGGCACGCTCGTTTGCCATGGCCTTCAACCGGCTGGCCGACCTGCCCTTTGACAGCGACAACCCGCGCACGCAGCAGCGCCCCCTGGTTACAGGCGTCATCAGCAAGGGACAAACCTGGGCCTTTTGCGCGCTGATGGCCGTTATTTTTATTGCCGCATGCGCAGCGCTCAACACCGTATGCCTGTGGCTCTCCGTGCCTGCGCTGCTGTTTGCAGCCATCTACAGCGTGCTCAAGCGCTTTACGGCCCTTTGCCACTTCTGGCTTGGGGCGACTCTGGGGCTTGCACCGCTAGCGGGCTGGCTTTCGGTCAACCCAACGAGCCTGGGGCTTGCGCCGGTGCTGCTGTTTTGGGGCGTGACCTTTTGGGTGGCTGCCTTTGACATCTATTATGCCTTTCAGGACATGGACTTTGACGTGGCCTTTGAGCTGCATTCCGTGCCAGCCTCGCTGGGGCCGGATACGGCGCTGACTGTGGCCGCTTTTTCGCACGCCATGACGTCCATATTTCTGCTGCTGGCGGGCTTTGCCGCCGGGCTTTCGTGGCCGTGGTACGTTGTGTGGCTGGGCATCAGCGTCATGCTGCTCGTTGAACACAGGCTCATGAAACCCCAGGACCTGCGCCACGTGAACACGGCGTTTTTTACACTCAACGGCATCATTTCGCCGGTCGTGCTGATCGGCGTGCTGCTGGGCATTTACATCTGA
- a CDS encoding ABC transporter permease codes for MTMQRNIWLRQLFALVGKEFQQIVRDPSSYLVAGILPFIFLLLFGYGITLDAGVLRLGVLDQSGGQHALSLAADFAHSPWFATRPVGNMAEAGRLMRDSAVQGVLVIQQDFDRQLERGSAGAVQLLVDGSEPNTAQYIQNYSQGLIISWQRTALPGGTAAALPINIQPRFWYNPAAKSVQFLVPGAITVIMTLIGTLLTSLVFAREWERGTMEAMFATPVSRMQLLLGKLIPYFCMGMFSMALCALAAVTLFAVPFRGSLWVLVLLAAVFMLSALGQGLLISVTLRGQLVAAEAGLFSGFLPALLLSGFVFDINSMPPVLQALTRLLPARYFNTCLRTIFLTGDVWAVFAPSLLFMGLLAGLLLGLVYRNLVKRLDA; via the coding sequence CTATCTGGTGGCCGGGATTTTGCCGTTTATCTTTCTGCTGCTCTTTGGCTACGGCATCACGCTGGATGCGGGCGTGCTGCGCCTGGGCGTGCTGGACCAGAGCGGCGGGCAACATGCCCTGAGCCTTGCGGCCGACTTTGCCCACTCGCCCTGGTTTGCCACGCGCCCTGTGGGCAATATGGCGGAGGCCGGGCGTCTTATGCGCGACTCTGCCGTGCAGGGCGTACTTGTAATCCAGCAGGATTTTGACAGGCAGCTGGAGCGCGGCAGCGCTGGAGCCGTGCAACTGCTGGTTGACGGGTCGGAGCCGAACACGGCCCAGTATATCCAGAATTACAGTCAGGGGCTGATCATCTCATGGCAGCGCACGGCCCTGCCTGGCGGTACGGCTGCGGCTCTGCCCATCAATATCCAGCCCCGGTTCTGGTACAATCCTGCGGCCAAAAGCGTGCAGTTTCTTGTGCCGGGGGCCATCACGGTCATCATGACCCTCATCGGCACGCTGCTTACCTCGCTGGTGTTTGCGCGCGAGTGGGAGCGCGGCACCATGGAGGCCATGTTCGCCACGCCTGTCAGCCGCATGCAGCTGCTGCTGGGCAAGCTGATTCCGTACTTCTGCATGGGCATGTTCAGCATGGCCCTGTGCGCTTTGGCGGCGGTAACCCTGTTTGCCGTGCCGTTTCGCGGCTCTTTGTGGGTGCTTGTGCTGCTGGCGGCTGTATTTATGCTGAGCGCACTGGGGCAGGGGCTGCTTATTTCCGTGACTTTGCGCGGACAGCTGGTGGCTGCGGAGGCCGGGTTGTTTTCCGGCTTTTTGCCTGCCTTGCTGCTGTCGGGCTTTGTGTTTGACATCAACAGCATGCCCCCCGTGCTTCAGGCCCTGACGCGGCTTTTGCCCGCAAGATATTTTAACACCTGTCTGCGCACCATATTTCTGACCGGCGACGTGTGGGCGGTCTTTGCCCCCAGTCTGCTCTTTATGGGGCTGCTTGCCGGGCTGCTGCTGGGGCTTGTGTACCGTAACCTTGTCAAAAGGCTGGATGCGTGA